The nucleotide sequence TTGCAGTGCATCAGAGCAGGTTGGTCTAATCAAAGTAcacatgagcagcagcggtaatACAAGGAACGAACCGCTGCGCGAGACGCGGCGCATGAAGGAGATCATAGGAGAGATAAAACGATCGCAGAAAAAGTCCGCTATTGACGTCAGCACAACACACGACGACTCGCAGATGCAGCGacacgcaccagcgccagcatGCACACATTCCTCGACCTCAAATGAGCTTCTCCCACTTCTTCACAATCAGCGGCAGTTCGCGTGCCACCCGTTGGGCCGTAGGCGGGAGTTGCAGGTACCCCTCGCATGCCCACTGCGAGAGTGTGAAGAGCAGGTGAAAAAGGTTTTTGTGGACCTCATTTCCCTTCCCCATCGAGAGGACAGACGACACCAGTCGACCCATCTCTCGGTGTTCCGCTGGTGTCACCCAGCCAGACCCACACAGGGCCGACTCGGCCGACAAAGCGTAAGGGATGGATCGGGCAGGCGATGTGGAATGATGGCCACCCGCTGTGCTCTTCGCCGTCTTGCTCTCTGGGGTCGCTGTCATTTCGTCCTCACGCTCTTGCAGCCACGCTCGCAAATCCTCCGAAACAACTTGCGCcatgctgcgcagctgcttcaaAGCGGCGTCGTAGGCGGCACGCTCGCCCCGCTGTTCATACCCTTTACACCGCGCCGTCATGTGCTGAAGAATGAGAACCAAAAACGACTGCAAATTTGATGCGGCCACCAACGGTGCGGCCGACCTGGACGACAGCAAGAACATCGCCTGCTCCACAGCCGAAACAGGAAACAGATGCTTGATCTCATAGTCCATGAGCACCACATTACCGATCTCTGGAAAAGACTCCTGGAGGCCCAGGCACTCTCCAAGACGTGCCAAGACTTGGCGCGTATCCTCGGCAACGAACCCGAGGCAAGACGTTGACTCCCAGGCGGTGATCGAGGCGGGGCCATACCGATTCGCGTACAAGACGCCACTAGCAGCCAGAAACCGCCgaagcagcgtcgccgccgccctgaCGTTCAGCGGGGTGCTATgcgtgtcctcctcctcggccacGTACGGCGAAATCGCCGGGCCGGTGGACCGCGTAGATAGCGAGGGAGTCGCCACCAGGGAGGTAAGACGGGCCATCGGCGCCGAtgtcggcgacgccgctttCTTGAGGACCGCGGCGGGGAGAAGCTGAAGCTGCACCCGTTTGCTGGGACCACCTAGCAAGACCTTCCACGGAATGGTGAGgtgcgactgcagctgcgtcagcggCACGTCACCCACAGTCAAGGAGGGTACctcagaaaaaaagaggatcAACTCGATCAGCTGCCGCACTCGCTGCGTACGCCGCAGCGGGAAGCGCGGGGTCTGGGCAAGCACTTGCATCCACATCGTcagctgcacgcgcagaAAGTTTGGCACGAGCGGGAAGAGCAGCGCGTTGTCCCTTGCCAAGGCAAGACTGATTTCCTGGATGAGAAGCGCCCGGTCGGCGTTCTCGAGCGGTGCAACAAGGTGCAGCAACATCCGCTCCAGTAGACTGGAGAGCCGCTGCACACTGTTCAGGTAGTCACGAGAGGTGCGGCTGCCGGACAGCAGGAGACCAGACGGGGTACCGTCGACAGGAAAAAAGTTTCCATCAGGGACAGCGTCTGTGTcccagaaaaaaaacgccacGTCAGTAAGGGGGCGCAAGATGTGTTGCAGGACGGTCATGGCTACGAGAATGAGGCACGACTTGTACACACCCgacgcgctcctcctcaatGACGCGCCAGTGCCACACTTCGTGGACGTTGagctcagctgctgccagAGCTGCTCGATTGGCCGAAGTGCCTCGTTGTGAAACCGCTCCACAGCCCACTGACGGCTGTCAATCCACGGCAACGACTGGACAACAACAGCATCTGGGTCGCTGACGCACCCCGCCTCCCCTAGCAGCGAGAAAAACGCGGAAAAGAGCGGGAAAAGACGCGCGGCGTCTGCATCCGCGTCCGCTCGTGGCACCGTGAGCCCGTCAAGGAGCGTGGCTGTGATGCCATTCCGCTGCAGGTACACCTCAATGACGTCTCCCTCAGTGTGGTTAGCCGTAGTTGCCGCGTGTTCTCTCCTTCCACTAATGTCGCAGATAGAACCGCCACACTCTGCGTTCCGCGAGTACGACGGCTCGACAGCGCTCAGGCGGAGAAGCAAGGCCGCCATGTCGtcggaggtggcgctgtcaCTTCGCGCCGGATCTACTTCTCGTGGTACAGAGGTGCTCGGCAGGAGCGACGCTTTGGAGAGACTCTGCCACAGTTGAAGCAGCTGCCGAACGCGGCGTACAAGCAGCTCGCTTTGGGCAACGGTGGAGCCCGGCCGTCGCAGGACAAaccgcgcggcgcagcaccacactAGGCCTGTCACGCAGTCTACCGCTGCGCGAGTCGCCAAACCGCCGTCGACGGAGATAAACGGGATTGGGGCCCGCGCCAGTGCCGCGGCGAAGTCCTCGTCAGAGAAGCTGAGCAGCGTGGCGGCGAGGCATCCTActgtggtgctgcagagcaACGCCGCAAGGTCACGTCCTGCTTGCCGCGCCACCCACGTGACCGTGATGTGGGCGATATCGTCATCTGCGCAGCCAACATCCCGTAAGGCGGGTAGCTGTGCGAGAAAGCTGTCCACGCCCCAAACCCCAAAGACTAGGTCCGATAGGGGGCCGAGAATGGTAACGCTGCCGTCTGCATCTTCGGCGCTTTCGACGGCACTGCGCAGAAAGGTGGGGCGCGTCGACCCCACGTAGAAGCAACGGAGAAACGCAGGAAGGGACATGACGTTGGAGGGGCGAGCCAAATGCGGTGCCACTCTAGCGGCCTTTGGCGCGTGTGCCCTAGGGGGTGGGCTGCCTggccccgcagcagcagccgcatgaGGGGGGCCGCGCATCACCTGATGCAGATACGTAGACACGTGCTTCTTGTAGATGCTCAGCTCGGTGGGGTGTGCGGCAAGAGTGACGGCAACATACGCATCCATCGTCTTCACAAAGGCAGCTACGCCGGGATGTGCTGCGATAGAGAACGTCGCCTTCCACAGGTCCGGTGTTATAAGGGCTGAGGTCCACTGGTGTGGGTCGAAGTAGAGGGTCGCAGCGACGTTTTTACAGGTCAGGAACCGCTGGTAGTTCTCCACCAAGCTTGCATACCGTTGGACGTAGTGAAGACACTGTGCCGCGGTTACGCcgcgcggcaccgccgtaGGCGCGCCGTCGAGAATGTCCTGCATGGGGCTCGGCATCGGCGTCGCGGTAATCTCCGCATACCCTGGCGCAAATCGCCGATGAACTGTCTCGCAGAGTCCTGCCAGCTGCTTCAGGTAGGCGCGCACCTCATTGCTGCCAGCAACAATGAACCCTCCCTCTGCGGTGGTCAGTTGTTGcatgtgtggctgtggcaAGGGCAGGCGCAGAGCAAGCTCGAGAAAATCGTCCGGTGTCTGACaatcgcgcagcaccgacgTGCTCAGTGCACACGCCTCGCTGTCGGGCCACACCGCGGCTGCTCCCCATGGCGGTGATGCGGGGTGCGAGGAGCGCAGGCGAGCGCGGCTTGCCCGTGAGTTGTCGAGCACCCAATTAATACCAACACGGAACACGTTTCCCTCAGGGTCCATTAGtagcgcggcggtgccgctgccgccacacgCGGGAGCGGGTCGGTCTTCTCCGTGTGAAGCTGAGGCCCTACTTGCTACTTCACTTGGCACCCCAGAACATCGCAATAGCACACTTCCCTTCGGTACATGTCGcgcggcgaggcgctgcCACGTCCGTGTCGTGTACACCTCGACtgcgcggcggagcggcaggtACACGACAAGCAACAGGGCGGCCCTGGCGCCGGCGAGCTCTGTCCACCACCAGGTAAACTGCGCAGCGCGACAGCccttcagcaccgcagccacTATGCCGCTTTGCACGTCCGCCACGTAGATGCGGCCACCGTTCTCGATCGCGAGTGCGGCCCACCGATGTGTTGGGTCCACTTGAAGCGCCGTGCATTTTGCGTCGGCTTGCAgaagcgtgtgcgtgcgcggtgCGGCAATTTTTTTAAGGTGTGGCATGCGCTCCACTGTCCCCGATGTGCCGAGGGCTCTGAACCACAGCGAGCGGGCCATGCCAGTTACCATGCTCTTTACAGCCTTGACCGTGTTGGATGCCGAGAACCCCGAGGGCGGAGGCTGCAGGCGAAACGACGAGAGGAGCGGATTGGTGCCACCGACAAGAAGCACATCAGAGAAGCCGTGCGGTGCTTCCAGCGGAGACAGCAACGgcgacgcgccgccgctggagggCACTCTCACAATGTCGGCATCGCAGATGGAGAAGGTTGTCGACTCGGCCGTTGCATACTTGGTAGTCGCGGTGCAGCTCTCGACACTCGAGTAGGAgcccggtggcggcgccaacACCGATACGTGGCTGACGTGGGCCGCAAACTCGCTGGCAGGCCCGGCGACTGGAAAAGTGCTGGTGGACGTTTCCGGCGACCACTCCACTATGAGATGCGGGCGACGGCCGTCAAGACGGTCGAGGGAGACGCGCACAAACACATCCAGCGCTACGCGGGAAAGCTCGACTACCTTGCCGCCACTGTGCACGACATAGACACTGGTGACGCCCGAGTGGACTGTTGGAGATCCAGATCTCTCTCTGGCTTCGGCAGAAGAGCCACTACCTCGGTCCGAGGCCGAACCGGTTGACAGCTGTGAGAAGCGAAGGGATGAATTCCACCGCAGGGCGTCGGATCGCTGGCCCACAACAAACTTGACTACCGACTGATTCACAGCGGCACTCTTTTCGCTCCTCGGCCAGACGGCCGCCGGTTTACCGCTACTCGCACCAGTGTGGGCCGTAGAGGTCGTGGTGAGGCGATCGCCTCGTCGCTCATCATCGAAGAGATGGTGGTATTGAAACTGGGCGATGGCCAAGATGGTGCCGCGCAACGCGTTTCCCACGAGGACAGTCCCATTGGAAGTGCCAATGAAGAAGTGCACGTATACGTGGTGAATCGGCGTCGGTGGTGCGCCGTCTACAGTATTCATCCGCTCAGCGCTGCCTTCTCTGGCCTCAAGGGAGGTCGCAAAAGCCGAGTCGAGTGGCTCGCGAAGGAGGGCAACGGTCTCAATCACGCCCTCGTCTTCGGCAACGAGTTGAATGATTCGCGGAACTCGAAAGCCAGCCTGAAGCGTCGTTGGTACGTTTACTGTGGATGCGTGTCTTATTGAGCTCGTCGAGGACTCTGACAAGCGTCGCTGTAACTCGTCTTTGCGCGTTACAGTGAAGGGGTCCGAGATTCCGTCAGGCGAGGTCGTTCCCGGCCGCAACAGCTCCAAAAGACACCTGTTCTTTGCTCGCATAATGGTCGCAATGAGATACAGCCCCGGAAGCACCTCCACTACAGACGGCACCGTATGCGAAGAAATCCCCCTTTCGCGCGGGGTAACTGTGCCCACACTGATTAGCTCAAGAGGGGTCTTGCCAGCCATTGGGTGGACATTACACTCTCAGAataaaaggagagaaagagaggaacgTTTCAACaaacagcgagagggaagggagaggcaggggagCTACAGCAACACAACCCAAACTCCACCCGAGGCGGTTGCGcaatgaggaggaggaggaggagggcaatcCACACTACAAGGTAACAAACAAGCCAACAGACGAGACGCAGTGGGTGATTCGGACTGCGGCACTGCGGTGATGTCCCTGCAAAGCCACGTCGAAATCGGAGCGTTCCCCGTGGGCCTTGGCGGCAACTAAAAAACTCTCCATCCGATGCACGGAAAGGATGAAAAGAGTgagacaaggagagagaaagcgagaggagggagaggggagtcAGATGGAGAGGTCGCATTGATAttgcagggagagaggaaagacgaGAGCACGCGTCCCTGCGATAACTTGGGTGAGAGGGTTGCGGTGACGTCGAGCGTggcgggtggggggggggggacgaggTCACCCATTCCTTGAACAGGGCTTCTGTTCTTTTGAGTCTCTCGCATACGGCCGATAACTTTCTTGCGACACATGGGGTCGTAGTGCGCCATCGTTTGTCACTGCGCACCACAAAATCAGAGGGAATTGTGAACGGTGGAGAGAGCCATTCTACTGATGTGAATATGCATCATCATTGATGCATGTCTAGGCACATTTCGCGCAGCTGtaatggtggtggtggtggtggggtgaactgcagagaaagagacgcgaTTGGCAAGAGGGGCAAAACAACAATGAGGCGTGAGATGAAGAGTACCCaaggggagagaaacgagggaggggagcTGTGAAGAGCAAGGTGGCGCACACTGCTACTTCTTTGGCGGCCCAGCTGCACCGGCGGCCGCACTCCACTCCCTGTTGTCCTTCGCCGGGGCGGCACTCTCCGCTGTGAGTGGAGCGCTCGAGTTCGGGGGTTCCCACGTGACGACGGAGTTCAGTATCACGTTATTCGGCACGCACAGAACAGCCTTCTTCTCATTTTGGAGGTAGATGTAGCGTGTGTCCCAGTCTACCACAGTGCCAGAGACCATGGTGGGACCAACGCCGATGGACACCTTGTTGCCCGTGCGGAGCGCTCGCTGGCCAGAAAGGGCGATGCTGGCGACAAAGTTCGCTCCAAAGTCCTTGCACGCAAACCCAATCGTCGCGCCGGTgactcctgcagcggcgatgagggGTGCTGTATCGACGCCGAGAGTGCCTAGCACTGTGAAAGCCAGCACCCCCTCTACTGCCAAAGCGGACACGCGGCTTGCGATGCTGCGTTGCCCCGCGTCCGTGATGATGCCTGTACCTTCGTAAAGCGAATTGAAAAAGCGCTTCATTCTCTGCTACGCTGTGCGGCCCCGCTATCGTTAGCTGCTACGGCTGCGCAAGGGTGAgtcatgtgtgtgcgttgatTTTGACACGTGAGGGTCGAAGTGGCTCCAGGGTGGGGGTGCGCAGAACGACTTGGTAGAGGGACATGTGCACAAGTCGacgggggagagaaggaagcacGAAAGAAcaagcagcagagggagagggaggggagaggtgagaACCGTGCCGATCAGAGGCCGAGTGCTATAATGGCCCAGGGAGCATTCGTCCAAGTGGAGGACCAAAATGTCAGTGCACTGTGAGGCGCTAACCGTATATGAAGGACGGAGCCGAGTGATGTGCACCCCTCAGTGTGTTCGAGTCCGCAGCAAAGGGGTCTGCGGCGAGCCAATGACGCTAGCCACGCCGAGCTCACCTCAAAGGCGGTCCCACACAAGCGAGTTTGATTCCCACACAACCCAATAAGCGTTATCACCCCTGCACACTGGCGTACTCGAACATATCCGCAGCCCTGCGACTGGCTTCCTTGGGTGGCCCTCTTTGAGCTGTAAGCGTGCACGCACAAGCCACTAGGGCATCGTCGCGGCACACTCTCCTGACGGCTCGTACGCTATACTACGCCATTCGCTTGCCCTTTCTGGCTTATCGAATGCCCGAAATGTTTTTGGAGGTCGGCCTTTCCCATTAAATACTACTCTCCTGCCCGCTCACTAACGTCGTcatcatttttttttttttgcacaAAGACGTACCTCCACACTCGCACAATCGCaggcatacacacccacacacagaccgaTAGTGGAAGGGGGCGTCCGTGGATGCCCACGACCTCCCTGGTTTCCTTTCAGGAGGAGGTGTCCGGCACAGGGAGAAAGGGACATGCCATTAAATCACAAGGAAACATTTAGATAAAAGACAATACActccacaaaaaaaaaatcaacATCGCCAGAGAGCAgcaaaaaaacgaaaaactGTTGCCCTTATGACGGTGCATCGCGGAGCTATTTCGGCTTGGCCACCGTTTCTGCTGTCACAAAGAACACGTGGTGCAGGCACAGAGTTTTCATTTTCTGCGCGCGAAAGGACCCTGCCAAGCACACCCTACCCTGATACACGCCGCGGCGGACAAGAAGTGATGCAGAATGGGGATGCATGGCTTAACACACAGCAATGTTCGTGCCGAtgagggagagcgcgcgTACTCTACAGACCGGTGCTAGCAGCGCCTGCCGGTTTGGCAGTCTGCTTGTTCACGATGGCCGTCTTAGACTTTCCGTAGTCATCGCGACGACGACCGCTGGACCTGAGAAACTGCTGGTACTGAGCGGAGTTGGTATCGTAGATCATGATGAAGgcgggaaagggaaagggagagcgagaggaggagaggcgagaaGTCGTGGCACCGTCAAAGCCTATTGAAACACATGCAGATCGCTGTCAATGGAGTAATATATCAGAGTGAGCGTGAGAGGCAAAACGAGACCCTGCAAAACATGCGCGTAGCGGTGCAGCGGGTGCGTGTGATATGACCGGTGGTGGTTGCACAGATGTGAGAATCGGCGCCGTTCCAAGGACAGTTCgttgaaagagagagagaaaagatgCAGAGAACATGGTGGAGAGTTCACAGAGgcaaggagagggggtacAGCTGGGCATGAAATAGCGGAGGAGGTGTCATGTCGTGCACGCTCGCCAATGTCTCCCCATCTCTTCGGTTCCGGTACGCagacatacgcacacacagagagaaaggtaGTTATATATATAGGAtaaaaggggaggggaaatgGCGTAGGAGAAAAGTGGCGCTAGAGCGTTCTTTCTCGGCGTTGTTCGTTTACGTGTGAATTGTTTACTCTCAGATGGTTGACTTAATCGACTTACAAGAGTGCTCGTCAAACAGAAGTCGATACCAGCGCTGTCAAGCTTTaagaggcagagacacaTGAAGCCGGAGAGGGCACATGGTGTGCACGGCGCCAGCACACCCGTTAGGGCTGTGGCTCCATTCGGTTGGCATTGCACTCGTCCGAGGATTCCACTTTCTCAGCTTTCTTCGGGGCCATGTCATCGAGCTCCTCGGCAGCTGACCTCTTGTAACTTGCCTCCGTCGTGGTTGGTGGCCCAGGTGATGTCACCGCTACAATGGGCCGCGGTGTCGCGGGGGTCCGGTCTACTTTAATTGCCGTGAGCAGATATCCAGCTGCCGTGCTCATGTTCACCGTAGGGTGGGTGCGCTTTGGCAGCACCTGGTGATGGCGGTACCACGTTTCAGATATTTGAATGTTCACGCAGTCGTTGCGTAGCTCAAGGAAGATTTTGGTGAGGTCTTCTGGGAATGGGCTGTAAACGACAATGTGGCCACCGCACGCCAGGAAGGGGAGCAGGTCTGACACGGCACGCTGCGGCGACTCGTCGTCGCAGATGACAAGGGAGTCTGCCGGATGCTCGAGCAGAAGCTGCCGCGCCTCGTGTCCCTTCACCCACTGAGTCACATCAGTGCTAGTGTGGTGGAGCTGAGGTCGCCCCGCGGCCgctccgccgtcgccgcccctTTCAGTAGACTTGGCGGTGCCCCTTACTGACTCCTTGCCCTGTTCCGTCAGCCCTTCAAGAAACTCGGGGTTACGCGGCACCGCTTTCCATCGTTCCTTGACAAGAGGGAGCTTCAGCACCTTGATAGCAATCGTCGGGTTCGGCTGCGCGTTCTTGTCGAGGATCTGGTAGATGCGTCCTTCGTCACACATGCGCGTTAGTAGGCTGGCCGGCAGTACGCCATTTGTTTTTTCGTACAGAACGACACGGCTGTTGTGGTGGACGTCGCTATGATGCAAAATGAGAGCCACCGTATCGGCGCGCAGGCGAATGCACCGCGCGTCGTCAGTCAATTTGTCGGACGGGTTGATAGTGGGAAGGTAGAGCTCCGCCAGGTTGTCGACGGTGACGCGCTCCACCTTGAAAAGGGTGCCGtacttcttctgcttcttcttGATGTACTTCTCCTGCGCAAAGTTCGTTTTGGTGCGGTAGCTCGTGCTCTTCTCGACCAGTGTCTGGAGGAGCTCGTCAAGGCCTTTCTCGCGACGGatcgtcgccacctcgtTGTTGGAGAGTTGCTGATTCGTGTTATCATCCACCAAGTCACGATtatccttcacctcctcgccaACGCCAACCTCGGTAATGTCCAGATCTGGGTACTCGTTGCTCTCCACAAATCTCTTGCCCGCGTGG is from Leishmania panamensis strain MHOM/PA/94/PSC-1 chromosome 35 sequence and encodes:
- a CDS encoding hypothetical protein (TriTrypDB/GeneDB-style sysID: LpmP.35.5900); its protein translation is MAGKTPLELISVGTVTPRERGISSHTVPSVVEVLPGLYLIATIMRAKNRCLLELLRPGTTSPDGISDPFTVTRKDELQRRLSESSTSSIRHASTVNVPTTLQAGFRVPRIIQLVAEDEGVIETVALLREPLDSAFATSLEAREGSAERMNTVDGAPPTPIHHVYVHFFIGTSNGTVLVGNALRGTILAIAQFQYHHLFDDERRGDRLTTTSTAHTGASSGKPAAVWPRSEKSAAVNQSVVKFVVGQRSDALRWNSSLRFSQLSTGSASDRGSGSSAEARERSGSPTVHSGVTSVYVVHSGGKVVELSRVALDVFVRVSLDRLDGRRPHLIVEWSPETSTSTFPVAGPASEFAAHVSHVSVLAPPPGSYSSVESCTATTKYATAESTTFSICDADIVRVPSSGGASPLLSPLEAPHGFSDVLLVGGTNPLLSSFRLQPPPSGFSASNTVKAVKSMVTGMARSLWFRALGTSGTVERMPHLKKIAAPRTHTLLQADAKCTALQVDPTHRWAALAIENGGRIYVADVQSGIVAAVLKGCRAAQFTWWWTELAGARAALLLVVYLPLRRAVEVYTTRTWQRLAARHVPKGSVLLRCSGVPSEVASRASASHGEDRPAPACGGSGTAALLMDPEGNVFRVGINWVLDNSRASRARLRSSHPASPPWGAAAVWPDSEACALSTSVLRDCQTPDDFLELALRLPLPQPHMQQLTTAEGGFIVAGSNEVRAYLKQLAGLCETVHRRFAPGYAEITATPMPSPMQDILDGAPTAVPRGVTAAQCLHYVQRYASLVENYQRFLTCKNVAATLYFDPHQWTSALITPDLWKATFSIAAHPGVAAFVKTMDAYVAVTLAAHPTELSIYKKHVSTYLHQVMRGPPHAAAAAGPGSPPPRAHAPKAARVAPHLARPSNVMSLPAFLRCFYVGSTRPTFLRSAVESAEDADGSVTILGPLSDLVFGVWGVDSFLAQLPALRDVGCADDDIAHITVTWVARQAGRDLAALLCSTTVGCLAATLLSFSDEDFAAALARAPIPFISVDGGLATRAAVDCVTGLVWCCAARFVLRRPGSTVAQSELLVRRVRQLLQLWQSLSKASLLPSTSVPREVDPARSDSATSDDMAALLLRLSAVEPSYSRNAECGGSICDISGRREHAATTANHTEGDVIEVYLQRNGITATLLDGLTVPRADADADAARLFPLFSAFFSLLGEAGCVSDPDAVVVQSLPWIDSRQWAVERFHNEALRPIEQLWQQLSSTSTKCGTGASLRRSASGVYKSCLILVAMTVLQHILRPLTDVAFFFWDTDAVPDGNFFPVDGTPSGLLLSGSRTSRDYLNSVQRLSSLLERMLLHLVAPLENADRALLIQEISLALARDNALLFPLVPNFLRVQLTMWMQVLAQTPRFPLRRTQRVRQLIELILFFSEVPSLTVGDVPLTQLQSHLTIPWKVLLGGPSKRVQLQLLPAAVLKKAASPTSAPMARLTSLVATPSLSTRSTGPAISPYVAEEEDTHSTPLNVRAAATLLRRFLAASGVLYANRYGPASITAWESTSCLGFVAEDTRQVLARLGECLGLQESFPEIGNVVLMDYEIKHLFPVSAVEQAMFLLSSRSAAPLVAASNLQSFLVLILQHMTARCKGYEQRGERAAYDAALKQLRSMAQVVSEDLRAWLQEREDEMTATPESKTAKSTAGGHHSTSPARSIPYALSAESALCGSGWVTPAEHREMGRLVSSVLSMGKGNEVHKNLFHLLFTLSQWACEGYLQLPPTAQRVARELPLIVKKWEKLI
- a CDS encoding hypothetical protein (TriTrypDB/GeneDB-style sysID: LpmP.35.5910), producing MKRFFNSLYEGTGIITDAGQRSIASRVSALAVEGVLAFTVLGTLGVDTAPLIAAAGVTGATIGFACKDFGANFVASIALSGQRALRTGNKVSIGVGPTMVSGTVVDWDTRYIYLQNEKKAVLCVPNNVILNSVVTWEPPNSSAPLTAESAAPAKDNREWSAAAGAAGPPKK
- a CDS encoding eukaryotic initiation factor 3-like protein (TriTrypDB/GeneDB-style sysID: LpmP.35.5920); this encodes MNSSDLIQEDDYVFISGGGSHKILQIKKDVKVRLGRSGAALAATLIGTRYGGVCHLDHAGKRFVESNEYPDLDITEVGVGEEVKDNRDLVDDNTNQQLSNNEVATIRREKGLDELLQTLVEKSTSYRTKTNFAQEKYIKKKQKKYGTLFKVERVTVDNLAELYLPTINPSDKLTDDARCIRLRADTVALILHHSDVHHNSRVVLYEKTNGVLPASLLTRMCDEGRIYQILDKNAQPNPTIAIKVLKLPLVKERWKAVPRNPEFLEGLTEQGKESVRGTAKSTERGGDGGAAAGRPQLHHTSTDVTQWVKGHEARQLLLEHPADSLVICDDESPQRAVSDLLPFLACGGHIVVYSPFPEDLTKIFLELRNDCVNIQISETWYRHHQVLPKRTHPTVNMSTAAGYLLTAIKVDRTPATPRPIVAVTSPGPPTTTEASYKRSAAEELDDMAPKKAEKVESSDECNANRMEPQP